Genomic DNA from Paenibacillus borealis:
TGTGGGCAAAGCCTTTACCGCTGAAGTTGGCATTCTTTCCGATATAAGAGCCTTCGGTATCAGCAGAAAGGTGAAGCGTGGTGAGCATGTCGCTCATGGCGTACTTTTGTCCGGCAAGCTGTGGAATCCATAAGCTGGTAATGGTGCCGAATGAGTACATTCTGAATTCAACTGCACGATGCACAGGCATATTCACGTAGTTAACCGTTTCAATGCCTTCCTCCGGATAGCTGAAATGCCACTTCCAGTTGGAGGATGATGCGTAAATGACCAGCGGTGTCTGATCTTTGTAATCCGCGGCCACGTTCTCAACCTCGGTAGTTGTCTTGACGGTTACAACTGACAAGAAGGCGACGATAATGATCGGGATAATAATCCAGATCGCTTCAAGTACCTTGTTGCCCTCCTCGTGTTCAGGAATGTAACCCTCGTTACTCTTCTTCGCCCGGTATTTCACCAGTACAAAGATATATAAGATGTAGACAACTGCCAGAACACCAAGCATCACAACAATGGAGAGAATGATGGTGTCCGATAACGTCCTTGCAG
This window encodes:
- the qoxA gene encoding cytochrome aa3 quinol oxidase subunit II, yielding MKKKGPLYALFLSLILLLPGCSSLTVLNPKGPSARTLSDTIILSIVVMLGVLAVVYILYIFVLVKYRAKKSNEGYIPEHEEGNKVLEAIWIIIPIIIVAFLSVVTVKTTTEVENVAADYKDQTPLVIYASSSNWKWHFSYPEEGIETVNYVNMPVHRAVEFRMYSFGTITSLWIPQLAGQKYAMSDMLTTLHLSADTEGSYIGKNANFSGKGFAHMEFEALVMSNKDYDEWVNDVKETAPELTEDEFKSLLATDFLGRKTYSSTHLEFSPPPGDHSEHMSGDGSEMDMDNGSEEHQDNKEIHPSPEPSSGTEFDSEPDPEVEQPLPSSPVDAETHDGN